A genome region from Deltaproteobacteria bacterium HGW-Deltaproteobacteria-2 includes the following:
- a CDS encoding cupin domain-containing protein, translating into MKLINYKSVEPTHFNNDAAKDIAGRVVAGKADGANNFCMRIFEIAPGGHTPKHAHPWEHEMFIHSGIGEIYGNGKWNPIGQGNVVFMPPDEEHQVRNTGKELLILACLVPSAAPEL; encoded by the coding sequence ATGAAATTAATAAATTATAAATCCGTGGAACCTACTCATTTTAACAATGATGCGGCCAAGGACATTGCTGGCCGTGTAGTTGCGGGTAAGGCTGACGGTGCAAATAATTTCTGCATGAGGATTTTTGAAATCGCACCGGGAGGGCATACGCCGAAACACGCTCATCCATGGGAACACGAAATGTTTATTCACTCAGGCATTGGAGAAATTTACGGCAACGGCAAATGGAATCCAATAGGGCAGGGCAATGTTGTTTTCATGCCGCCTGACGAAGAACATCAGGTTAGAAATACCGGCAAAGAGCTTTTGATTCTGGCATGCCTTGTACCATCTGCTGCCCCGGAATTATAA
- a CDS encoding DUF86 domain-containing protein has translation MFKNRDISDYIDDILTAISDIEAFTKNMSYRTFSKDKKTINAVIRSLEVLGEATKRIPKPVRQKYPEIPWNKMAGMRDVLIHDYMGVDLKTVWKVTQERLRELKPLLEDFRTMIRKSG, from the coding sequence ATGTTTAAAAACAGAGATATATCTGATTATATAGATGATATATTAACTGCTATATCCGATATTGAAGCATTCACAAAAAATATGTCTTACAGGACATTTTCAAAAGATAAAAAAACCATCAATGCAGTTATCCGAAGTCTTGAAGTTCTGGGGGAGGCAACAAAACGAATCCCTAAACCTGTTCGTCAAAAATATCCTGAGATACCGTGGAATAAAATGGCTGGTATGCGGGATGTTCTTATCCATGATTATATGGGCGTTGATTTGAAAACCGTCTGGAAAGTCACTCAAGAACGTTTGCGAGAACTAAAGCCATTACTTGAAGACTTTCGCACCATGATAAGGAAATCAGGATAA
- a CDS encoding nucleotidyltransferase encodes MGKKEVIKIIRSNKYELELLYGVQRLGLFGSYVKDKQSKKSDIDILVKFKHDIDLFDFIDLREYLEKQLNAKVDLVMESALKPNLGKRILAEVEYV; translated from the coding sequence GTGGGGAAAAAGGAAGTCATTAAAATTATTCGAAGCAATAAATATGAATTGGAATTACTTTATGGGGTTCAGAGGCTCGGTCTGTTTGGTTCTTACGTCAAAGATAAACAAAGTAAGAAAAGTGATATAGATATTCTCGTTAAATTTAAGCATGACATTGACCTTTTCGATTTTATAGATCTTCGTGAATATCTTGAAAAACAATTAAACGCCAAAGTGGATTTGGTGATGGAATCAGCACTCAAGCCTAACCTGGGGAAACGCATCCTAGCAGAGGTTGAATATGTTTAA